The Corynebacterium qintianiae genome has a window encoding:
- a CDS encoding O-acetylhomoserine/O-acetylserine sulfhydrylase — translation MAQYDNTNANEWSFDTRAIHAGQQVDTDYGARNQPIYMTTSYVFDDAQHAENRFNLSDAGPIYTRITNPTQQALEDRLASLEGGVAAVAFASGMAAETAAITNLASAGDHIVTSPRLYGGTETLFEVTLPRLGIEFTFVDNPDDPASWQAAVRPNTKAFYGETFGNPIADVLDIPAVAEVAHSNQVPLIVDNTMATAALVRPLELGADIVVVSTTKFYTGNGAAIGGALIDAGRFDWTVERDGEPVFPYFVTPDAAYHGLKYADLGAPAFAIKARAGILRDTGAAISPFNAWIALQGLDTLGLRVERHNENALKVAEFLAGNDKVAKVNFAGLESSPYYATKEKLGLKYTGSVLSFDLAGDAGDRTAAWNFINALRLHSNLANIGDVRSLVVHPASTTHSQSNEAGLTRAGITQSTVRLSVGIENIDDIIADLERGFAAV, via the coding sequence ATGGCTCAATACGACAACACGAACGCGAACGAATGGTCCTTCGACACCCGCGCCATCCACGCGGGCCAGCAGGTGGACACTGACTACGGCGCCCGCAACCAGCCGATTTACATGACCACCTCCTACGTGTTCGACGACGCGCAGCACGCGGAAAATCGCTTCAACCTCTCCGATGCGGGCCCGATTTACACCCGCATCACTAACCCGACGCAGCAGGCGCTCGAAGACCGCCTCGCCAGCCTCGAGGGCGGCGTCGCCGCAGTCGCCTTCGCCTCGGGCATGGCCGCGGAGACAGCCGCGATCACCAACCTCGCCTCCGCCGGCGACCACATCGTCACCTCCCCGCGCCTCTACGGGGGCACCGAGACCCTCTTCGAGGTCACCCTGCCGCGCCTCGGCATTGAGTTTACCTTCGTGGACAACCCTGACGACCCCGCATCCTGGCAGGCGGCGGTCAGGCCGAACACCAAGGCGTTTTACGGTGAGACCTTCGGCAACCCGATCGCTGACGTGCTCGACATCCCCGCGGTGGCCGAGGTAGCGCACAGCAACCAGGTCCCGCTGATCGTGGACAACACGATGGCCACGGCGGCGCTCGTGCGCCCGCTCGAGCTCGGCGCCGACATCGTCGTCGTCTCCACAACGAAGTTCTACACCGGCAACGGTGCGGCCATCGGCGGCGCGCTTATCGACGCCGGCCGGTTCGACTGGACCGTCGAGCGCGACGGCGAGCCGGTCTTCCCGTACTTTGTCACCCCGGACGCCGCCTACCACGGCCTGAAGTACGCCGACCTGGGTGCACCCGCCTTCGCCATCAAGGCGCGCGCGGGCATCCTGCGCGACACCGGCGCGGCGATCTCCCCCTTCAACGCTTGGATCGCCCTCCAGGGCCTGGACACTCTGGGTCTGCGCGTGGAACGCCACAACGAGAACGCCCTCAAGGTCGCGGAGTTCCTGGCCGGCAACGACAAGGTGGCCAAGGTCAACTTCGCCGGCCTGGAATCCAGCCCGTACTACGCCACTAAGGAAAAACTGGGCCTGAAGTACACCGGCTCCGTGCTCTCCTTCGACCTCGCGGGCGACGCAGGCGACCGCACCGCGGCGTGGAACTTCATCAACGCGCTACGCCTGCACTCCAACCTGGCAAACATCGGAGACGTCCGCTCGCTGGTCGTGCACCCGGCATCCACCACCCACTCGCAGTCGAACGAGGCCGGCCTGACCCGGGCCGGGATCACTCAGTCCACCGTGCGCCTCAGCGTGGGTATCGAGAACATCGACGACATCATCGCCGACCTCGAGCGCGGCTTCGCCGCCGTCTAG
- a CDS encoding endonuclease domain-containing protein has product MGVDREDPFVEAQRAHFRASLQRDTVNLRTSAGLAAVASARMISLGDQLAYPRAKWEKLAHHKQQLLKVMAAGWSCRGGILTGRSAARVCGMWVVALPEEKLEVSLPSRASSPSRVATRDYQFRYSRIPAQHISLVDGILVTVLVRTFADIARFHGFLEGLIAVDWLRFRGIDLEVIRDGVCMMGRSKGIATVRGCIEHSVGSSDSPFESLARGMLIEGGVTGVKAQVSIGNYLVDLLVEGWLIIEIDGAVKYNGPDAERARQREFTRQKAIANRGYVFLRYTPGDLLRDPEGFVSEVRWTLAHRRPTVPPRPGPRHT; this is encoded by the coding sequence ATGGGAGTTGATCGCGAGGATCCGTTCGTTGAGGCGCAGCGCGCACATTTTCGCGCCAGCCTCCAGCGCGACACCGTTAATCTGCGTACCTCCGCTGGGTTGGCAGCCGTCGCGAGTGCGAGGATGATTTCACTCGGTGACCAGCTCGCATACCCGCGCGCGAAGTGGGAAAAGCTCGCGCATCACAAGCAGCAGCTACTGAAAGTGATGGCAGCCGGATGGTCGTGTCGAGGAGGAATCCTCACCGGGCGCTCGGCTGCACGGGTGTGTGGCATGTGGGTCGTCGCCCTTCCGGAGGAAAAACTCGAGGTCAGCCTACCGTCGCGAGCCAGCTCACCCAGCCGTGTCGCGACGAGGGACTACCAATTTCGCTATTCGCGCATCCCGGCGCAGCATATCTCGCTTGTCGACGGAATCCTCGTCACCGTCCTCGTTCGAACCTTCGCCGATATCGCTCGCTTCCACGGATTTCTTGAAGGTTTGATAGCCGTCGACTGGCTCCGCTTCCGGGGGATCGACCTTGAGGTGATCCGGGACGGTGTCTGCATGATGGGCCGGTCTAAGGGTATCGCGACGGTACGCGGTTGCATCGAGCACAGCGTTGGTAGCTCGGACTCTCCGTTTGAATCACTCGCGCGCGGCATGCTGATCGAGGGAGGCGTTACCGGGGTGAAAGCACAGGTCAGCATCGGCAACTACCTGGTTGATCTGCTTGTGGAGGGCTGGCTGATTATCGAAATAGATGGTGCGGTGAAGTACAACGGGCCGGATGCCGAGAGGGCGCGGCAGCGTGAGTTCACCCGGCAAAAAGCCATCGCCAACCGCGGCTATGTGTTCCTCCGTTACACTCCCGGTGATCTCCTGCGCGACCCGGAAGGGTTCGTCTCGGAAGTCAGATGGACCCTCGCGCATCGACGTCCGACGGTGCCGCCGAGGCCCGGTCCTCGGCACACCTAG
- the metX gene encoding homoserine O-acetyltransferase MetX, translated as MSFTLPPEGELQRVGVGSVTTEAGAAIPDPTIAFQRWGEFRGDPFGANNVLLVEHALTGDSNAAEWWCEVIGPGKALDTDTWCVICTNALGSCYGSTGPASEHPDGGRWGSRFPAISIRDQVTAEKQLLAALGLGRVRAVLGGSMGGARTLEWTLMYPEMVDYACVLAVSARASAWQIGIQTAQLSAITRDPNWHGGDYYDKPSGPDAGLAAARRLAHLTYRGELEIDERFGTSSQAGENPLGAYRDDDQRFAVQSYLDHQGVKLVERFDAGCYVTLTETLNRHDVGRGRGGLNKALASSKVPTMIVGVDTDILYPYHQQEHLSRNLGNLLAMSKLSSPVGHDAFLVEARQMDIILRKFIALTEQTPSPHDFASRSGAYDI; from the coding sequence GTGAGCTTCACCTTGCCGCCCGAGGGCGAGCTGCAACGAGTTGGAGTGGGAAGCGTGACGACGGAGGCCGGCGCCGCGATCCCCGACCCCACCATCGCCTTCCAGCGCTGGGGCGAGTTCCGCGGCGACCCGTTCGGCGCAAACAACGTGCTGCTTGTCGAGCACGCCCTGACCGGTGACTCCAACGCCGCCGAGTGGTGGTGCGAGGTGATCGGTCCGGGCAAGGCGCTGGACACCGACACCTGGTGCGTGATTTGTACCAATGCGCTCGGCAGCTGCTACGGCTCCACTGGTCCGGCGAGCGAGCACCCCGATGGAGGCCGCTGGGGTTCGCGTTTCCCCGCGATCTCCATCCGCGACCAGGTCACCGCGGAAAAGCAACTCCTCGCTGCGCTCGGTCTCGGCCGCGTCCGCGCGGTGCTCGGCGGGTCCATGGGCGGCGCGCGCACCCTGGAGTGGACGCTCATGTACCCCGAAATGGTGGACTACGCCTGCGTGCTCGCCGTGTCCGCGCGCGCCAGCGCGTGGCAGATCGGGATCCAGACCGCCCAGCTCTCGGCGATTACGCGCGATCCCAACTGGCACGGCGGCGACTACTACGACAAGCCGTCCGGCCCCGACGCGGGTTTGGCCGCCGCGCGGCGCCTCGCGCACCTGACCTACCGCGGCGAGCTGGAAATCGACGAGCGCTTCGGCACGTCGTCGCAAGCCGGTGAGAACCCGCTCGGCGCCTACCGCGACGACGACCAGCGCTTCGCCGTGCAGAGCTACCTCGACCACCAGGGGGTTAAGCTCGTGGAGCGTTTCGACGCCGGGTGCTACGTCACGCTCACCGAAACCCTTAACCGCCACGACGTCGGCCGGGGCCGTGGCGGCCTGAACAAGGCGCTGGCCAGCTCCAAGGTGCCCACCATGATCGTGGGCGTGGACACCGATATCCTCTACCCCTACCACCAGCAGGAGCATCTGAGCCGTAACCTGGGCAACCTGCTCGCCATGTCCAAGCTTTCCAGCCCCGTCGGCCACGACGCCTTCCTGGT
- a CDS encoding NADP-dependent isocitrate dehydrogenase, whose translation MATIIWTRTDEAPLLATYSLLPIVNAFASNAGVKVETRDISVAGRILALFPERVTDEKYTHDALAELGELAENPEANIIKLPNISASQVQLKKAIAELQAKGFDIPNFPDNPSTDEEREIRARYDSVKGSAVNPVLRQGNSDRRAPEAVKNYTRKHPHSMGEWSADSKTNVTTMETGDFRANEKSVIMPSDDTLRIELSRNDGATDVLKEELKVLQGEVIDATYMSAKALDAFLLEAIERAKAEGILFSAHLKATMMKVSDPIIFGHVVRAYFKDVFEAHGEELLAAGLDGENGLGAILDGLSSLENGEEIRAAIDKALADGPDLAMVNSTKGITNLHVPSDVIVDASMPAMIRTSGHMWNAEDQEQDTLATIPDSSYAGIYQVVIDDCRANGAFDPTTMGTVPNVGLMAQKAEEYGSHDKTFKISADGTVRVVNSAGEAILEHVVEAGDIWRACQTKDAPIRDWVKLAVSRARKSGMKTIFWLDESRAHDRNLIELVRTYLADHDTEGLDISVASPVEATKITVERLRRGEDTISVTGNVLRDYNTDLFPILELGTSAKMLSIVPLMAGGGLFETGAGGSAPKHVQQVQSENHLRWDSLGEFLALAESLRLAADQGNPKADVLADALDKATETVLIEGHSPSRKGGEIDNRGSHFYLALNWAEELAKQTDDAAIAEYFTPVAKQLRENEETIAAELLSVQGQPGDLGGYYLPDDAKASAVMRPSATLNSITDAM comes from the coding sequence GTGGCAACCATCATCTGGACCCGCACCGACGAAGCACCGCTGCTCGCGACCTACTCGCTGCTGCCTATTGTCAACGCGTTCGCGTCCAACGCCGGCGTGAAGGTAGAAACGCGCGACATCTCCGTCGCCGGCCGCATCCTGGCGCTGTTCCCGGAGCGCGTCACTGATGAGAAGTACACCCACGACGCCCTCGCCGAGCTCGGCGAGCTGGCGGAGAACCCGGAGGCGAACATCATCAAGCTTCCCAACATCTCCGCCTCGCAGGTTCAGCTGAAGAAGGCCATCGCGGAGCTGCAGGCCAAGGGTTTCGACATCCCCAACTTCCCGGACAACCCGTCCACCGACGAGGAGCGCGAAATCCGCGCCCGCTACGACTCGGTGAAGGGCTCCGCCGTCAACCCGGTGCTGCGCCAGGGCAACTCGGACCGTCGCGCGCCGGAAGCGGTGAAGAACTACACCCGCAAGCACCCGCACTCCATGGGCGAGTGGTCGGCCGACTCCAAGACCAATGTCACCACTATGGAAACCGGGGACTTCCGCGCCAACGAGAAGTCCGTCATCATGCCGTCCGATGACACCCTGCGCATCGAGCTTTCGCGTAACGACGGCGCCACCGACGTGCTCAAGGAGGAGCTCAAAGTTCTCCAGGGCGAAGTGATCGACGCCACCTACATGTCCGCCAAGGCCCTCGACGCGTTCCTCCTCGAGGCGATCGAGCGCGCCAAGGCCGAAGGCATCCTGTTTTCCGCCCACCTGAAGGCCACCATGATGAAGGTCTCCGACCCCATCATTTTCGGTCATGTAGTACGCGCCTACTTCAAGGACGTTTTCGAAGCCCACGGTGAGGAGCTTCTCGCCGCGGGCCTCGACGGTGAGAACGGCCTCGGCGCGATTCTCGACGGCCTGTCCTCCCTTGAAAACGGCGAGGAGATCCGCGCCGCCATTGACAAGGCGCTTGCTGACGGCCCCGACCTCGCCATGGTCAACTCCACCAAGGGCATCACCAACCTCCATGTGCCGTCCGACGTGATCGTGGACGCCTCCATGCCGGCCATGATCCGCACCTCCGGCCACATGTGGAACGCCGAGGACCAGGAGCAGGACACCCTGGCCACGATCCCGGACTCCTCCTACGCTGGCATCTACCAGGTCGTCATCGACGATTGCCGCGCCAACGGCGCCTTCGACCCGACCACGATGGGCACTGTCCCCAACGTCGGTCTCATGGCCCAGAAGGCCGAGGAGTACGGCTCCCACGACAAGACCTTCAAGATCTCCGCCGACGGCACCGTGCGCGTGGTCAACTCCGCGGGTGAGGCCATCTTGGAGCACGTCGTGGAGGCTGGCGACATCTGGCGCGCCTGCCAGACCAAGGACGCCCCGATCCGCGACTGGGTCAAGCTGGCTGTCAGCCGCGCCCGCAAGTCCGGCATGAAGACGATCTTCTGGCTCGACGAGTCCCGCGCCCACGACCGCAACCTCATCGAGCTGGTGCGCACGTACCTCGCCGACCATGACACCGAGGGCTTGGACATCTCGGTCGCTTCCCCGGTCGAGGCCACGAAGATCACCGTCGAGCGTCTGCGCCGCGGCGAGGACACCATCTCCGTGACCGGCAACGTCCTGCGCGACTACAACACCGACCTCTTCCCCATCCTCGAGCTGGGCACCTCCGCGAAGATGCTCTCCATCGTCCCGCTCATGGCGGGAGGCGGCCTGTTCGAGACCGGTGCAGGTGGCTCGGCCCCGAAGCACGTGCAGCAGGTCCAGTCTGAGAACCACCTGCGCTGGGACTCCCTCGGGGAATTCCTGGCGCTCGCCGAGTCCCTGCGTCTGGCAGCCGACCAGGGCAACCCCAAGGCCGACGTGTTGGCGGACGCCCTGGACAAGGCCACCGAGACCGTTCTGATTGAGGGCCACTCCCCTTCCCGCAAGGGCGGTGAGATCGACAACCGCGGCTCCCACTTCTATCTCGCACTCAACTGGGCCGAGGAGCTGGCGAAGCAGACGGACGATGCTGCGATTGCCGAGTACTTCACTCCAGTGGCCAAGCAGCTGCGGGAGAATGAGGAGACCATTGCCGCGGAGTTGCTCTCGGTCCAGGGTCAGCCCGGCGACCTCGGCGGTTACTACCTCCCGGACGATGCCAAGGCGTCGGCCGTGATGCGTCCGTCCGCCACGCTGAACTCGATCACTGACGCGATGTAG